The DNA region GTTAAGCACATCATAGAAAGCATCCGCAAATGGGGCATCCATGACACTATCAAAGCCATCAATCATGACAAAGAGGGTTGGGAAGCTGGCTTCAGACAGCTGGTTGTACTGGCGAAGGTTGGTGGCCTTAAGCTTGGACAAGGCCTTCTTACGCTCCTTAACCATCTGCTTGAGGCGACGCATGGATTTGAGGATTTTCTCCGTCTCATCCAAGGCGAAGTAATCCGCCACATGAGGGAAATCGGACAGGGAAATCAAGCCACTGGTGCCGAAGTCATAGAGATAGAAGTGAACTTCTCCTGGGCTGTGTTTACGCATGGCATCAACTGCCAAGGTCTGAAGGAAGGTTGATTTACCAAAGCCTGGACTAGACACTAGAAGGATGTGACCTGTCTGCTCCATGTCAAAGTAAAGTGGCGACTGTTCCTGCTTCTCTGGGATATCCTGATACCCCACCAAGAGTGGCTTAAGACCAGATGACTCTTTCCAATAAGTCCTAAAGTCCGTTTCCTGCAAGTCTTGCGATAAGACTCGGTCAGCCAAAGGTGGTAACCAAGGACTGGCAACCTTAGGAATATGGAGGTTCTCAAAAATCTCATGAGCCTGTTCCACAATGGCATCCAGCTCCGTCGGCAAGCTCTTGACATCCTTCTGCTTGGACAGACCACTCAGGTCCTTGTTAATGGCCCGATACTGACCGCTGTCTGTGATGTCATAAACCGTCGTCTCACGCTGAACACCAGCCTTGCCGTCTGGGTTGTAATCCGCACCAGACCAGGCTGACTGGAAGAGCTCGTAGATTTCATTGTTACCAACTTGAAGGTAGGCCCGACCAGTCTGAGTAATTTCCGCCGCATCAGGGGTCTTGATGACCTCACGAGAGTCAGCCACATCCTGCACCTTAAGGGCAATCTTGAACTTGGAGTTAGACCAAATCTGGTCATTAACCACACCACTCGGCTTTTGAGTCGCAAGGATTAACTTAACCCCCAACGAACGGCCGATACGGGCCGTTGACACCAATTCATCCATGAAGTCTGGCTGGTTGGCCTTGAGCTCTGCGAACTCATCGCTAATGATGAGCAGATGCGGCAGAGGTTCAGACACCTTGCCCTCCTTGAAGAGTTTGGTGTACTGGTTGATGTGGTTGACATTGTTTTCTTGGAAAATACGCTGACGCTTCTTGAGTTCAGCCTTGATAGATACCAAGGCTCGGTTGGCCTGGTTGCCATCCAAGTTGGTAATGGTTCCCACAACGTGAGGAAGTTTGGCAAAGAGATTAGCCATTCCACCACCCTTGTAGTCAATCAAGAGAAAAGCCACTTCGTAAGGGTGGTAGTTAACTGCCAGAGACAGGATATAGGACTGCACCAGCTCTGACTTACCAGAACCTGTTGTACCCGCAATCAAACCGTGAGGGCCATGCGCCTTCTCATGCAGGTTGAGGTACAGGATATCATCACGACCACGAACACCGAGAGGCACCGACATGGTCTGATAGGTCTCATTTTCCTTCCAGCGGGTCAAGAGGTCCAACTCTTCGACCTTACTCACCCCATACATCTCAAGGAAGGTGATGCTATCAGGGATAGAGTTCCGCATGGTCTGAACATGAGTAATCCCTGCCATGTTTCTGGCAAAGGTTTCCTTATCCTCAAGAGAGATCACTGGAAGTGGGACAAACGCCTGATTGAGGTAGGTAGCCTCCTGCAAAATCAGGGTCGCCTTCTTATCCCCACGGTAGTCCACAACTGTCTTCACATGTTCAGGCAGGCTCTCAATCACCTCTTCCACAAAGACATAGTGAATGCCCAAATGAGACAGGTCTTCATTGATATACTCCATGATGTTGTGATCAAGCATCAGGCTCAAATCGGTAATCAAAAGAACATAGCGTGGGGCATACTGCTTCTCACTTGATTTTTCCTGCTCACTGTCCAGTTTTCTCTCCTTGATAATCTGGTAAAGCGAGGTCAAGAGCTGGTCACGTGTCCGCTGGCTGTAGACAAACCCACGGCTGTTAAACACTTTCAACTGGGTGTGCGGTAACCAACGGCTCCAATTCCAAAGTGGCAACTCTTCCTCACGGAAGATTGGCACAAACTGAACATCGTGGTAGCTCTGGAAGGTCGCCACCTGCATCATGAGTTGTTGCACTTGCTCAATCACCACACGACGAGAACCAATATAGCCAATGGGCGACCCAAGCTGGTTTTGAAGAGGCATTTGGTCCAAATGACGATAGTAAGCCAAGAGTTCCTGAACCTTTTGATTGGCCTCCTCATTGTGCTTGGTCATCTCTGAGTCAGAGTAATCAATGCTAAAGCTCGCCTTGATTTGACCGAGCCCCAAACGGTAGGTCAAAAAATCAAAGTGATAAGGGGTCTTCTCATAGATACGGCGGTCAAGGCCAGCCGCCATCTCAAGTAAGTCCGCTGTCGCAGGATAGTGGTAAAGCAGAGCTGTCTCTTGTTCCGCCTTACTGCTAGCCAACTCCTCGTATTTACCATCCAGATAAGTCAGGTAATCTGAAATCTTCTGCTCTTCCGTTTCACGGTGTTTCTTCTTATCCGCAAAGTAAGAGTGAATGGAGGTTCCGATAGTAATGACAGACATCCCCATCATCATGATAACCATACCGCCGCTTTTAGAAAAGTAGACTGTTAAGCCTGTGAATACAATCATGGCGATTGGGGTCAACAAGAGCTTCACCAGCGATTGCTTGGTATCTTCCGATTGGGTGGGAACAGCTGCTACTGAAATTTTGTTCTCTGGTTCTCTTAAAATAATTCGAGGAGAGCGATGGAAATCCTTCCCTCGATCATCTCGTTCTGACAACTCTGCTGGCAACAAGTTCGTCTGATAATCCCCCACAACCGCAAACTCCAAGCGGTCATTAATTATCGAAAGGAATAAGCCTGAGGCAAAGAGAACAGTGTCATGGTCTTGGAGTGAAGCTTTATCCGCCACCAACTGGCCATTGTGATAAAAGGCTTGGTTGGCAACAAGCTGCCACTCGTCTGCCTGAGGTCTGAGAACAACTTCCAGCGACGGGAGCGACACTTGAATCGTCGCATGGTAATCGGACGATAGGTAAAGCATCCCATCTGGCAAGTAAACACTCTGACGCCCCGCAAATGAAACCACCGTTACCAGCTTCCCTGAATCCAATTTGAACGGGTGCACACCATGTGAATAGGTCTCCTCATCCAAACGAAACCCATCGTCAAGCACCTCGATAGTTGCTGATTGGGAGAAGGGCAAGTGATGCTTTAATAGTTCACTCAACTCATAGGGTCTGCCAGGAAACAAGGGGTAAGCAATGTGTTCAGTAATGACATATAACATGGCCCACCTCCTTATTCCTGAGTGCTTGAAGCAGGAGTCTTTTCACTTGCAGCACCAGCTGTTTCTTCTGGTGTCAGGTAGGTTTTCTTCAACTCATCCAGCTTGGTTTTATAAGTGTTTAATTGACTGGTCCGCTCTTCTGCTCTTAAATCAGGATCGCGTTGAATATCATCGATTTTCTTGGTCATGCTATACATGAGCAATTGGGGGTCATCCAGGAAACTAGCGATATCAATGGCCTCATCAATCTTAGACTGACCAATCAAAATCCAATAACGAAGGTAGTCCTCGTTTGACTGCGTTGAAATTTTACTAAGCTCCTGACGTTGCGTTTCCGTCAACGGCTCTGTCATGATAACCGACAAGGCAACGATGTACTTATCGTCCTGACTAAGTGCCTTGCTATCCGCAGATTTAACGGTTGTAATCACTTTGGAATAATCTTTTTGAATAAAGGCTAAACGGGTTTGACTAATCATCTCTTGTTTTGGTAGAGAAGACAAGAGAACATAGCCTAGACCTGCCGCCAATAACACCGCCCCCAAACTAGCTAAGATACTAGTTGCTTTCAAACGAGCCAGGCGACTCTTGGTAACCACGGCCATGGTCTGCTTATTTTTCTCTTTCTCAGTCTGATACTCGGCTTGAAGTAATGTGCTGACGTCAACTAAAGAGTCTGCCTTCACCAGTTGCTCACAGAAAAGATTGCCACGGTAAAAAGGTAGCTTACCATTGATTAAGGTATCATAGCTGGTCTTCTTGTCTAATACAGACACCATCATGGCCTGATAGCGTGTTAAAAACTCTTCAACCGTCAGTGCCTCATAAGGCGGTACTTGACCTTTAACCCCTCGCTCTACTAAAAGCGGCAGAGCATTCAGGGTAAAGAGGACCTTACTCGGGTGGAAATCATAGGTGTAAACGGTTTGGTTAAGAAGTTCAAACACCTGACCAAGATTGATAAAATGGCGTAGCTGCTCTTCTCGTGTCAAATCAACAAGCCTATCCCAGGCATAGCACCCATCAGGCTGAACCAATTCCAATTGGAGGTTCTCGCCATCAATCGCTACTTTCTGATTGACAAACAAGGGCTGTTTAGCTTCCAAGAGTTGGAAAGCCACTGATTGATTCCCTTTAACCTCTTCTAAAAGCAAT from Streptococcus ruminantium includes:
- the essC gene encoding type VII secretion protein EssC — protein: MLYVITEHIAYPLFPGRPYELSELLKHHLPFSQSATIEVLDDGFRLDEETYSHGVHPFKLDSGKLVTVVSFAGRQSVYLPDGMLYLSSDYHATIQVSLPSLEVVLRPQADEWQLVANQAFYHNGQLVADKASLQDHDTVLFASGLFLSIINDRLEFAVVGDYQTNLLPAELSERDDRGKDFHRSPRIILREPENKISVAAVPTQSEDTKQSLVKLLLTPIAMIVFTGLTVYFSKSGGMVIMMMGMSVITIGTSIHSYFADKKKHRETEEQKISDYLTYLDGKYEELASSKAEQETALLYHYPATADLLEMAAGLDRRIYEKTPYHFDFLTYRLGLGQIKASFSIDYSDSEMTKHNEEANQKVQELLAYYRHLDQMPLQNQLGSPIGYIGSRRVVIEQVQQLMMQVATFQSYHDVQFVPIFREEELPLWNWSRWLPHTQLKVFNSRGFVYSQRTRDQLLTSLYQIIKERKLDSEQEKSSEKQYAPRYVLLITDLSLMLDHNIMEYINEDLSHLGIHYVFVEEVIESLPEHVKTVVDYRGDKKATLILQEATYLNQAFVPLPVISLEDKETFARNMAGITHVQTMRNSIPDSITFLEMYGVSKVEELDLLTRWKENETYQTMSVPLGVRGRDDILYLNLHEKAHGPHGLIAGTTGSGKSELVQSYILSLAVNYHPYEVAFLLIDYKGGGMANLFAKLPHVVGTITNLDGNQANRALVSIKAELKKRQRIFQENNVNHINQYTKLFKEGKVSEPLPHLLIISDEFAELKANQPDFMDELVSTARIGRSLGVKLILATQKPSGVVNDQIWSNSKFKIALKVQDVADSREVIKTPDAAEITQTGRAYLQVGNNEIYELFQSAWSGADYNPDGKAGVQRETTVYDITDSGQYRAINKDLSGLSKQKDVKSLPTELDAIVEQAHEIFENLHIPKVASPWLPPLADRVLSQDLQETDFRTYWKESSGLKPLLVGYQDIPEKQEQSPLYFDMEQTGHILLVSSPGFGKSTFLQTLAVDAMRKHSPGEVHFYLYDFGTSGLISLSDFPHVADYFALDETEKILKSMRRLKQMVKERKKALSKLKATNLRQYNQLSEASFPTLFVMIDGFDSVMDAPFADAFYDVLNVIARDGASLGIYLVTTLSRLNAMRLQLQSNFKTKISLFLFDNSDLSGVVGRSNIPLDEIKGRAITKLDEIVQFQVTLPYTSEAYADYIIEVGNEVEAMRTAYTGDLPSGIPMLPEKVKPESIDLSAKDFVFGLDREWVQPAGFSFEKPVLMAAEGPSFINTYYKLLDFQLKRLSDRYNTVILDNNGKVPNQLFDGFNRFTSNTEVSDVLQTIISDLKERVVKPQDSYQNWLVLIPDLASTGMSVGLSEADLKLLLVEGPKYGVTPLFVGSYQDLVNNSYDSFVKLMLQLVDQVFLGVRISDQNHTRYPYLNNEPALRPNQGYILYPEGYEFVQLLEI
- the essB gene encoding type VII secretion protein EssB, which translates into the protein MTTVMRELLLEEVKGNQSVAFQLLEAKQPLFVNQKVAIDGENLQLELVQPDGCYAWDRLVDLTREEQLRHFINLGQVFELLNQTVYTYDFHPSKVLFTLNALPLLVERGVKGQVPPYEALTVEEFLTRYQAMMVSVLDKKTSYDTLINGKLPFYRGNLFCEQLVKADSLVDVSTLLQAEYQTEKEKNKQTMAVVTKSRLARLKATSILASLGAVLLAAGLGYVLLSSLPKQEMISQTRLAFIQKDYSKVITTVKSADSKALSQDDKYIVALSVIMTEPLTETQRQELSKISTQSNEDYLRYWILIGQSKIDEAIDIASFLDDPQLLMYSMTKKIDDIQRDPDLRAEERTSQLNTYKTKLDELKKTYLTPEETAGAASEKTPASSTQE